Proteins co-encoded in one Flavobacterium fluviale genomic window:
- a CDS encoding glycosyltransferase family 2 protein, with protein MILTEKQRMTALIITYNEEENIRDVLYNLAFADEIIIVDSFSVDKTYEIASSFPNVKVVQRAFDNFASQRNFALSLASNSWILFVDADERLTQELQKEISFVTSQKDCASAYFVRRNFMFKNKKLRFSGWQTDKIIRLFKKENAIYNDEKIVHEKLIVNGKIGQLKTKLIHYSYSNYENYKQKMVFYGKLKAQEELLKNTNPNFFHFYIRPAYQFLNQYLLRLGILDGKKGVIICYLNALSVAVRFQELKKIRCRN; from the coding sequence ATGATTTTGACAGAAAAGCAAAGAATGACCGCATTGATTATTACTTATAATGAGGAAGAAAACATCAGAGATGTATTGTATAATTTGGCTTTCGCCGATGAAATAATCATTGTAGATTCTTTTAGCGTAGATAAAACTTACGAGATTGCCTCATCATTTCCTAATGTTAAAGTAGTACAGCGTGCCTTTGATAATTTTGCTTCTCAGCGTAATTTTGCCTTAAGTCTTGCTTCAAATTCATGGATTCTTTTTGTAGATGCTGATGAAAGACTTACTCAGGAACTTCAAAAAGAAATTAGTTTTGTAACCAGCCAAAAAGATTGTGCCTCTGCTTATTTTGTACGCAGAAACTTTATGTTCAAAAATAAAAAACTGCGTTTTAGCGGCTGGCAAACAGATAAAATCATTCGACTTTTTAAGAAAGAAAATGCAATTTATAATGATGAAAAAATTGTTCACGAAAAATTAATTGTAAACGGAAAAATTGGTCAATTAAAAACAAAATTGATCCATTATTCGTATTCTAATTATGAAAATTACAAGCAAAAAATGGTCTTCTACGGAAAATTAAAAGCTCAGGAAGAGCTGTTAAAAAATACCAATCCTAACTTTTTTCATTTTTATATTCGTCCGGCTTATCAATTCTTAAATCAATATTTACTCCGACTTGGAATTTTAGACGGAAAAAAAGGGGTTATAATTTGCTATCTAAATGCTTTGAGTGTTGCTGTGCGTTTTCAGGAGCTTAAAAAAATC